The following proteins are encoded in a genomic region of Gemmatimonadota bacterium:
- a CDS encoding AAA family ATPase has translation MFSFSPNDFLACNGTRIGAEHLHGRMQVLRDEIEPVLTKQYPDLTAVISPVYATTNFRSNPDRPRDHACLYFVDRKLKKSAFPRLPQLGIYLHHNAVAIGFYSGWWTAEAMQKAIADRKKFRGLVPRKGYRCLAGDIIVASPGRSVPWSPSRLEGVDRSLFVGSILTPDEAAVPTLVDDIKAVLEDLYALYAVFTRARYQTSKSSVVYHVPDPAEAGVVRDALVPVEAELLCDLYRFTALKNFQVEAGMLFNLYLCLKTKPFLILAGISGTGKSTVIRLLAEAINGLDEGRARGYRLIPVRPDWNDVRDLLGFENLLTGVFRPGALLQAMCEAQADPDRPYFVCLDEMNLARVEHYFADFLSVMETARRTLDGAWTTDPIELAQGGDVVSTDEMGELPSRLPIPPNLFVAGTVNMDETTYAFSPKVLDRANTVAFDRVDLGLSDYDPEVQIDSTALRALGAALIDRPYRQLEDVRHRDEVVAWNEPLEEINAVLAEEDLHFGYRIRDEVLIYMAYALDLIEGLPSNAPAFTPRDAFDYQILQKILPRLSGAGDELAGLLDALIAFCDSTYPRSTHKLQRVKRRLEHTGFVSFW, from the coding sequence ATGTTCTCTTTCTCTCCCAATGATTTTCTCGCCTGTAATGGCACGCGCATCGGGGCTGAGCATCTGCATGGGCGGATGCAAGTCCTGCGCGATGAGATTGAACCCGTCCTCACGAAGCAGTATCCAGATCTCACGGCTGTTATTTCACCTGTTTATGCGACGACTAATTTTCGCTCCAACCCCGATCGGCCTCGGGATCACGCGTGTCTGTATTTTGTTGATCGCAAGCTGAAGAAGAGCGCGTTTCCCCGGTTGCCCCAACTGGGTATTTATTTGCACCACAATGCCGTGGCTATTGGCTTTTACTCTGGGTGGTGGACTGCCGAGGCGATGCAAAAGGCGATTGCGGATCGCAAGAAGTTTCGCGGTCTGGTGCCGCGCAAGGGGTATCGCTGTTTGGCGGGTGATATTATTGTGGCGTCACCCGGTCGTTCCGTGCCGTGGTCGCCATCCAGGCTCGAGGGGGTTGATCGCTCGCTGTTTGTCGGGTCGATTCTCACGCCGGATGAAGCTGCGGTGCCGACTCTTGTTGATGATATCAAGGCGGTGCTGGAGGATCTCTACGCGCTGTATGCGGTGTTTACAAGAGCGAGATACCAGACTTCTAAAAGTAGTGTCGTGTATCATGTGCCCGATCCCGCAGAAGCCGGTGTTGTGCGGGATGCGCTTGTGCCTGTGGAGGCCGAGTTGTTGTGCGATCTTTACCGGTTTACGGCGCTGAAGAATTTCCAGGTTGAGGCGGGGATGTTGTTCAATCTCTATTTGTGTTTGAAGACCAAGCCTTTTCTCATTCTGGCGGGGATATCCGGGACGGGGAAGAGTACGGTGATTCGCCTTTTGGCCGAGGCGATCAATGGTCTGGATGAGGGTCGGGCAAGAGGGTATCGCCTCATTCCCGTGCGTCCGGATTGGAACGATGTGCGCGATTTGCTCGGGTTTGAAAATTTGCTTACGGGGGTATTTCGTCCGGGTGCACTGCTTCAGGCGATGTGCGAAGCACAAGCCGACCCGGATCGTCCTTATTTTGTGTGTTTGGACGAGATGAATCTCGCCCGCGTGGAGCACTATTTTGCCGATTTTTTAAGTGTTATGGAGACGGCGAGACGCACGCTCGATGGCGCGTGGACGACAGATCCGATTGAATTGGCGCAGGGTGGCGATGTGGTGTCAACGGATGAGATGGGAGAGTTGCCTTCGCGTTTGCCCATTCCGCCCAATTTGTTTGTTGCGGGTACGGTCAATATGGATGAGACGACTTATGCGTTTAGTCCCAAGGTGCTTGACCGGGCGAATACGGTTGCTTTTGACCGCGTTGATCTGGGGTTGTCGGATTATGATCCCGAGGTGCAGATTGATTCGACGGCTCTGCGCGCTCTGGGTGCTGCGCTTATTGACCGTCCCTATCGGCAGTTGGAAGATGTTCGCCACCGCGATGAGGTTGTTGCGTGGAATGAGCCGTTGGAGGAGATTAATGCGGTGCTCGCGGAGGAGGATTTACATTTTGGCTATCGCATCCGAGACGAGGTTCTCATCTATATGGCGTATGCGCTCGATTTGATCGAGGGACTGCCTTCAAATGCGCCAGCGTTTACGCCCCGAGATGCTTTTGATTATCAGATTTTACAAAAGATTCTCCCACGCCTATCCGGCGCAGGAGATGAACTCGCAGGTTTGCTGGACGCGCTGATCGCTTTTTGCGATTCCACATATCCCCGCTCAACACATAAACTCCAGCGCGTGAAACGCCGTCTTGAACATACGGGGTTTGTCAGTT